The Marinilongibacter aquaticus genome has a window encoding:
- a CDS encoding alkaline phosphatase family protein has product MKKTAVVNVVGLSQRLLDERLPFLSQWAKNKSVAAIDTVLPAVTCSSQATYLTGKWPTEHGIVGNGWFFKDTQEVSLWKQSNKLVQAQSVWDNIREEKPEFTVANMFWWFNMYSTADYSVTPRPQYRANGLKIPDCYAWPSELRDRLQEELGTFPLFHFWGPKTTVKSSKWIAEASMKVHDWHNPDLMLVYLPHLDYVLQKYGHDDQFLAKDLLEIDKVCENLITHLEAKGVEVMVLSEYGITNVSRPVHVNRVLREMDLIAVREENGLELLDGGQSKAFAVSDHQIAHVYVQDKAVLPQVKERLAALPGVELVLDDEGKEKYNIAHERAGDLVLLADKDSWFTYYYWLDDAKAPDFARTVDIHKKPGYDPAEMFFDPEKSVVMLRAALKLLGKKLGFRTTMDLIGLDATLIKGSHGRNPESNLDKAIFIGGGEYEELISPIAVHDIIKSNCLKD; this is encoded by the coding sequence ATGAAGAAAACGGCAGTAGTAAATGTGGTGGGGCTTTCACAGCGATTGTTGGACGAACGCCTGCCTTTTTTGAGCCAATGGGCAAAGAATAAAAGTGTGGCAGCCATCGATACGGTTTTGCCGGCTGTCACCTGCTCTTCGCAAGCCACATATTTGACGGGAAAATGGCCCACTGAGCACGGCATTGTAGGAAACGGTTGGTTTTTCAAAGATACGCAAGAAGTGAGTCTTTGGAAGCAATCGAATAAGCTTGTGCAGGCTCAAAGTGTTTGGGACAATATCCGCGAAGAAAAACCAGAATTTACTGTTGCCAACATGTTTTGGTGGTTCAATATGTACTCGACAGCCGATTATTCTGTGACTCCTCGGCCGCAGTACAGGGCCAATGGTTTGAAAATTCCCGATTGTTATGCTTGGCCTTCAGAATTGCGTGATCGTTTGCAGGAAGAATTGGGTACTTTCCCACTTTTTCATTTTTGGGGTCCTAAAACCACTGTGAAAAGCAGTAAATGGATTGCCGAAGCCTCGATGAAAGTACACGATTGGCACAATCCAGACCTGATGCTGGTCTATCTGCCTCATCTTGATTACGTCTTGCAAAAATACGGCCACGACGATCAGTTTTTGGCGAAGGATTTGTTGGAAATCGATAAAGTGTGCGAAAACCTGATCACACATTTGGAAGCGAAAGGCGTGGAGGTGATGGTGCTTTCGGAGTACGGCATTACCAATGTGTCGCGACCTGTGCATGTGAATCGCGTGTTGCGTGAAATGGATTTGATTGCCGTTCGTGAAGAAAATGGACTGGAACTTTTGGATGGTGGACAAAGCAAGGCTTTTGCGGTCTCCGACCATCAGATTGCCCACGTCTATGTGCAAGACAAAGCGGTTTTGCCGCAAGTGAAAGAGCGTCTTGCGGCTTTGCCCGGTGTAGAACTGGTGTTGGATGATGAAGGCAAAGAGAAATACAATATTGCTCATGAACGTGCCGGAGATCTCGTTTTGCTTGCGGATAAAGATTCTTGGTTTACGTATTATTATTGGCTCGACGATGCAAAGGCTCCAGATTTTGCCCGCACAGTAGATATCCATAAAAAACCAGGTTACGATCCTGCCGAAATGTTTTTCGACCCTGAGAAAAGTGTGGTAATGCTGAGGGCGGCCTTGAAACTTTTGGGTAAAAAGTTGGGTTTCCGTACCACAATGGATTTGATCGGTTTGGATGCGACTTTAATTAAAGGTTCGCACGGTAGAAATCCCGAATCAAATTTGGATAAAGCCATTTTCATTGGTGGGGGCGAATACGAAGAATTGATTTCGCCGATAGCGGTACACGATATTATCAAATCGAATTGCCTGAAAGATTGA
- a CDS encoding MFS transporter — protein MSFPKNQKKVINAWCMYDWANSVHNLVITSVIFPIYFHATAVGSDGSDVIDFLGFRINNDVLYSYTLSVSTLILVLLSPVLTGVADNSGRRKFFLKLFCYLGAASCVYFYFFTKNNIVSSVVAFGLSMIGWGGSVVFYNSYLPDIASEDRFDRISARGFAYGYVGSVILLIFNLLMIMKPDLFGLSQADSDSGLTSRIAFVTVGLWWAGFAQIPFYHLPKDKSQSFQVAWLKKGFGELKKVFDEMRQKALLKRFLAAFFIYDMGVMTVIYVAALFADKELKIPTDGLIITILLIQLVAIPGSFLASFLSRKFGNTIALRIEIAIWATVPLAAYFTTTAEQFYVIAAVVGLVMGGIQSLSRSTYAKLIPDDTKDTASYFSFYDVCERLATALGTFFFGFIIQQTGSMRNSVLLILVLFIAGFLLLTRIPSKQVYKG, from the coding sequence ATGAGTTTTCCAAAGAATCAAAAGAAAGTGATAAATGCTTGGTGCATGTACGACTGGGCCAATTCTGTGCACAATCTCGTGATCACGTCGGTGATTTTTCCTATTTATTTTCACGCTACGGCAGTCGGTTCCGACGGTAGCGATGTGATCGATTTTTTGGGATTTCGCATAAACAACGACGTGTTGTACAGCTACACTTTGTCGGTTTCTACTTTGATTTTGGTGCTTCTCAGTCCGGTTTTGACGGGCGTAGCCGACAACAGCGGTCGCCGAAAATTCTTCCTGAAACTCTTTTGCTATTTGGGGGCGGCAAGCTGTGTGTATTTCTATTTTTTCACAAAAAACAATATTGTCAGTTCGGTGGTGGCCTTTGGTTTGTCGATGATTGGTTGGGGCGGTTCGGTTGTTTTTTACAATTCCTATTTGCCCGACATTGCTTCGGAAGACCGTTTCGATCGTATATCGGCTAGAGGTTTTGCCTACGGTTATGTGGGCAGTGTGATCTTGTTGATTTTCAATTTGCTTATGATCATGAAACCCGATTTGTTTGGGCTTTCTCAGGCCGATTCAGATTCGGGTCTGACTTCCCGTATTGCCTTTGTTACGGTGGGGCTGTGGTGGGCCGGTTTTGCACAAATCCCCTTTTACCATTTGCCCAAAGACAAGAGCCAAAGTTTTCAGGTAGCTTGGTTGAAAAAAGGCTTCGGTGAGCTAAAAAAGGTATTCGACGAAATGCGACAAAAGGCTTTGCTCAAACGCTTTTTGGCTGCATTCTTTATTTACGATATGGGTGTGATGACGGTAATCTATGTGGCGGCTCTTTTTGCCGATAAAGAATTGAAAATCCCAACAGACGGACTTATCATTACCATTTTATTGATTCAATTGGTGGCCATTCCAGGCTCATTCTTGGCTTCTTTTCTTTCTCGGAAATTCGGCAATACGATTGCACTTCGTATAGAGATTGCCATTTGGGCTACCGTGCCTTTGGCGGCGTATTTCACCACCACGGCCGAGCAGTTTTATGTCATTGCCGCAGTGGTGGGCTTGGTGATGGGAGGCATACAATCGCTCTCACGCTCTACCTACGCGAAATTGATTCCTGACGACACAAAGGATACTGCTTCTTACTTCAGTTTTTACGATGTCTGCGAGCGTTTGGCCACGGCTTTGGGTACTTTTTTCTTCGGATTTATTATTCAACAAACCGGCAGTATGCGGAACTCTGTGTTGTTGATTCTCGTACTTTTCATCGCGGGTTTTCTTTTGCTTACGCGAATTCCTTCAAAGCAGGTTTACAAAGGCTGA
- a CDS encoding DinB family protein: MITKWTNLPELPNFYDKYIMKVDNIPLLEALSVHSPSAILSDFHKLEALKSKVYAPEKWTIKTIVQHLIDTERIMAYRALCFARSDKTELPGFDENKYAKYAPAEKRFLKEMLKEWETVRQASIQLFESFDEKTLYNEGIASGRNLSVAAIGYIICGHPIHHKQIIEERYFPLLEDQPL; the protein is encoded by the coding sequence ATGATTACAAAGTGGACAAACCTGCCAGAATTGCCGAATTTTTACGACAAGTACATCATGAAAGTGGACAATATTCCCCTTTTGGAGGCTTTGTCGGTACACTCGCCTTCGGCCATTTTGTCAGATTTTCACAAGCTCGAAGCCTTGAAATCCAAGGTCTATGCCCCTGAAAAATGGACCATCAAAACCATTGTCCAGCACCTCATTGACACCGAAAGAATCATGGCCTACAGAGCTTTATGCTTTGCCCGATCCGACAAAACCGAACTGCCCGGTTTCGACGAAAACAAGTACGCCAAATATGCTCCCGCCGAAAAGCGTTTTTTGAAAGAAATGCTCAAAGAATGGGAAACCGTGCGGCAGGCAAGCATCCAATTGTTTGAATCTTTTGACGAAAAAACCTTGTACAACGAAGGCATTGCTTCGGGCCGAAACTTGAGCGTAGCCGCCATCGGATACATCATTTGCGGGCATCCGATCCATCACAAGCAAATCATCGAAGAAAGGTACTTTCCGCTACTCGAAGATCAGCCTTTGTAA